The Tripterygium wilfordii isolate XIE 37 chromosome 5, ASM1340144v1, whole genome shotgun sequence genome window below encodes:
- the LOC119998500 gene encoding uncharacterized protein LOC119998500 encodes MRRCITYLFLTLFSRSHCTQREAYLLPPSVFVSFSREQRKIKTMVVGVDYGNDTGEMSSINASAVFSYSRFIDPFPKRLLSNHSSTHIWSSTLVHLGIWQ; translated from the exons ATGAGACGGTGCATTACGTATCTGTTTCTTACTCTTTTCTCGCGTTCACACTGTACACAGAGAGAAGCATATCTCCTCCCTCCCTCAGTCTTCGTTTCTTTTTCTCGGGAACAGAGAAAGATAAAAACAATGGTTGTTGGTGTTGATTATGGTAATGATACCGGGGAGATGAGCAGCATCAACGCTTCCGCTGTTTTCTCTTACTCTCGATTCATCGATCCTTTTCCTAAAAG ATTGCTCTCCAACCATTCCAGCACCCACATCTGGTCCAGCACCCTGGTACATCTTGGCATTTGGCAATGA
- the LOC119998499 gene encoding uncharacterized protein LOC119998499: protein MGDSLLIALSMENHHPSTLLSMDSSASSHDELDLEMNRQILLSRPPDINLPLSAERSPPPQPWNSVPCDILDVGLGPQVYETESFLNVPKVGRKLAKRVDSIWGAWFFFSFYFKPALNEKSKAKIIRDSNGVSGFDKSDLKLDVFMVQHDMENMYMWVFKDRPENALGKMQLRSYMNGHSRQGERTFPFCVDKGFVRSHRMQRKHYRGLSNPQCVHGIELVPSPNLMGVDDEERKRWVELTGREPNFSIPPEASDFSSWRNLPNTDFELERPPAPIKNGPTSHSKKLLNGSGLNLSTQPSNHSNGDVMDLSPLSSKRRKDFFPHGGDDDCYLAVNPPSDRITNMELHLNEPPWLNGFSGVMKNVLGPVTGAKTIYEDEKGYLIIISFPFVDLQTVKVSWRNTLSHGIIKVSCVSTSGMPFVKRHDRTFKLTDPASEHCPPGEFVREIPLSTRIPEDANIEAYYDGPGSVLEIMVPKLSAGPEEHEVRVCLRPHLGGNDLMLT from the coding sequence ATGGGAGATTCTCTCCTCATAGCCTTGTCAATGGAGAATCATCACCCATCCACTCTCTTGTCCATGGATTCCAGTGCCTCATCTCACGATGAACTcgatttggagatgaatcggCAGATCCTACTTTCCCGTCCTCCAGACATTAACTTACCTTTGTCAGCTGAGCGTAGCCCTCCTCCACAGCCGTGGAACTCGGTCCCCTGTGATATTTTGGATGTTGGGCTTGGTCCACAAGTTTATGAGACAGAGAGTTTCCTTAATGTCCCCAAGGTTGGGAGGAAATTGGCCAAGCGGGTAGATAGCATATGGGGTGCTTGGTTTTTCTTCAGTTTCTACTTTAAGCCGGCATTGAATGAGAAATCAAAGGCGAAGATTATCCGAGACAGCAATGGAGTGTCTGGATTTGATAAATCTGATCTCAAGCTTGATGTTTTTATGGTTCAGCATGACATGGAGAACATGTATATGTGGGTTTTCAAGGACAGGCCCGAGAATGCATTGGGAAAGATGCAGTTGAGGAGTTACATGAATGGGCATTCTCGCCAGGGGGAGCGTACATTTCCCTTTTGTGTGGATAAGGGTTTTGTCCGATCGCACAGGATGCAAAGGAAGCATTATAGGGGTTTGTCGAATCCACAGTGTGTGCATGGAATAGAGCTTGTTCCATCACCCAATCTCATGGGTGTTGATGATGAAGAGCGGAAAAGATGGGTGGAACTCACAGGTAGAGAGCCGAATTTCTCAATCCCACCTGAAGCAAGTGATTTTAGTTCATGGAGAAATCTTCCCAACACTGATTTTGAGCTTGAGAGGCCACCCGCTCCGATAAAGAATGGCCCAACTTCCCACTCGAAGAAGCTGCTTAATGGTTCTGGGCTTAATTTGTCAACTCAGCCATCTAACCACAGCAATGGTGATGTGATGGATCTCTCACCTCTCAGCAGCAAAAGAAGGAAGGATTTTTTCCCACATGGGGGTGATGATGATTGTTATTTGGCCGTTAATCCTCCCTCTGATCGGATCACTAATATGGAACTTCACCTCAATGAGCCACCTTGGTTGAATGGCTTTAGTGGGGTGATGAAGAATGTGCTTGGACCTGTTACTGGAGCAAAAACAATTTATGAGGATGAAAAAGGTTATTTAATCATTATTAGCTTTCCCTTTGTAGATCTGCAAACAGTAAAGGTTTCTTGGAGGAATACTCTGAGTCACGGTATCATAAAGGTATCATGTGTGAGCACGTCTGGCATGCCCTTTGTGAAGAGGCATGATAGAACTTTCAAGCTTACAGATCCAGCTTCTGAGCATTGTCCTCCTGGGGAATTTGTTAGAGAAATCCCACTTTCAACTAGAATCCCTGAGGATGCTAACATAGAAGCATATTATGATGGGCCAGGATCCGTGCTTGAAATTATGGTACCAAAACTCAGTGCAGGACCTGAAGAACATGAGGTTCGTGTTTGCCTTCGTCCTCATCTTGGAGGCAATGATCTTATGTTGACCTGA